Proteins encoded by one window of Sulfurimonas hongkongensis:
- a CDS encoding inactive transglutaminase family protein translates to MRHEQTQIPFLSSEKKDVWMVEARVEFKAQNNTPITVSLSLPEDTSGYKLYFEQSVSAGYGFSMVQKDGIKRGEWSIRQAKGKQVLYYKAQIVQDFTDDLPLNKVESKLNPKDDILWSASEQIAAKEILDLAYAKSSNNITFTRELIKILKNIEKRDDSSLLLLKHNYMDVLSKLLTDAGVVHRVSLALELEDARRNKALTSVIEVLDKGEWILFDPKNALQDVNKNFLLWTRGGKSLIDVVGGTNATVNFSMVKQNMPALELAKAHFDESGFGIFSVHRLPIEEQSIFKMLLLLPIGALITVFMRLIIGVKTSGTFMPVLIAMAFLQTSLFLGLLNFVVLVAIGLLLRGYLSNLNLLLVSRIATIIVIVIFLVAFMTLIGYEMGFNTGMSVAFFPIIILAWTIERMSILWEEEGAKEVLTQGSGSLLVAILAYMAMINGYVAHLFFNFPELHLIVIALMILMGRYTGYRLLELRRFREFKNI, encoded by the coding sequence ATGAGACATGAACAAACGCAGATTCCTTTTTTATCAAGTGAGAAAAAAGATGTTTGGATGGTTGAAGCAAGAGTGGAGTTTAAAGCACAAAACAACACGCCTATAACTGTTAGTTTATCTTTACCTGAGGATACTTCAGGATATAAACTCTATTTTGAGCAGAGTGTCTCAGCTGGGTATGGTTTTAGTATGGTGCAAAAAGATGGCATCAAGCGTGGAGAGTGGAGCATTCGTCAAGCAAAAGGAAAACAGGTCCTCTACTATAAGGCACAGATTGTTCAAGACTTCACAGATGATCTGCCTTTAAACAAAGTTGAGTCAAAACTAAATCCTAAAGATGATATTTTATGGAGTGCTTCTGAGCAGATAGCTGCAAAAGAGATACTCGACCTTGCATATGCAAAATCAAGTAACAATATCACTTTTACCAGAGAGCTTATTAAAATTCTTAAAAATATAGAAAAAAGAGATGATAGTTCTCTGCTTTTACTTAAGCATAACTATATGGATGTGCTTAGTAAACTCTTAACTGATGCAGGAGTTGTGCATAGAGTATCTCTTGCACTAGAACTAGAAGATGCAAGGCGTAATAAAGCACTCACCTCTGTAATAGAAGTTTTGGATAAAGGTGAGTGGATACTATTTGATCCAAAAAATGCACTACAAGATGTAAACAAAAACTTCCTTTTGTGGACAAGAGGTGGAAAATCACTCATAGATGTTGTAGGTGGAACAAATGCAACAGTAAATTTTTCAATGGTTAAGCAAAATATGCCAGCACTTGAACTTGCAAAGGCTCATTTTGATGAGAGTGGATTTGGTATCTTTAGCGTTCATCGTTTGCCAATAGAGGAACAAAGTATCTTTAAAATGCTTCTTCTTTTACCTATTGGTGCGCTCATAACTGTTTTTATGCGTCTAATCATTGGCGTAAAGACCTCTGGAACATTTATGCCTGTGCTTATCGCTATGGCCTTTTTACAAACATCACTCTTTTTAGGACTACTAAATTTTGTTGTTCTTGTTGCTATCGGACTTCTGCTTAGAGGTTACCTCTCAAATCTTAACCTTTTACTAGTTTCTAGGATTGCTACTATCATAGTTATCGTTATATTTTTAGTCGCATTTATGACTCTTATAGGGTATGAGATGGGATTCAATACTGGGATGAGTGTAGCATTTTTCCCTATAATAATCCTTGCATGGACAATAGAAAGAATGTCTATACTATGGGAAGAAGAGGGTGCAAAAGAGGTTTTAACACAAGGAAGTGGAAGTCTTTTGGTTGCGATACTTGCTTATATGGCGATGATCAATGGATATGTAGCACATCTATTTTTTAACTTTCCTGAGCTTCATCTTATAGTTATTGCACTTATGATTTTAATGGGAAGATATACCGGTTATAGACTCTTAGAACTTCGTCGTTTCCGTGAGTTTAAAAATATTTAA
- a CDS encoding ATP-dependent zinc protease family protein yields the protein MVVKNLLYFFLIFFLSGCTQAYTTTNTQHLDALNKQITNLEQNLSQKLDTKLEKHDENYKRLLETSLLQQAKSFESLKSDLITLLKPAKPVKTKVVKTKQKPIIVENKILSLKEKLVIGSVERVHVYPSNFVMEARIDTGAETSSIDAREITRFERDGKKWVRFTLVDRETGTSHVVERKVVRVVRISQSSLEKDYEKRVIVVLKITIGDKKELSEFTLTNREHMKYPMLIGRSALQDVMVVDVSEEYLAPLVIRKKTK from the coding sequence ATGGTTGTAAAAAATCTTTTATATTTTTTCTTAATTTTTTTCTTAAGTGGATGCACACAAGCGTACACGACAACAAACACTCAACACCTTGATGCACTAAATAAGCAGATAACTAATTTAGAGCAAAACTTAAGCCAAAAACTAGATACTAAACTAGAAAAACATGATGAAAATTATAAAAGATTATTAGAGACTTCTCTTTTGCAACAAGCTAAGAGTTTTGAGTCTTTAAAAAGCGACTTGATCACTCTACTTAAACCTGCAAAGCCTGTTAAAACAAAGGTTGTAAAAACTAAACAAAAACCTATAATAGTTGAAAATAAAATACTATCTCTTAAAGAAAAGCTAGTTATTGGAAGTGTTGAGAGAGTGCATGTTTATCCATCTAACTTTGTTATGGAGGCTAGGATAGACACAGGTGCTGAGACTTCTTCTATAGATGCAAGAGAGATAACAAGGTTTGAGAGAGATGGCAAAAAATGGGTGCGATTTACCTTAGTCGACAGAGAAACAGGCACATCGCATGTTGTAGAGCGTAAAGTAGTTCGAGTTGTGAGAATTTCACAATCTTCACTTGAAAAAGATTATGAAAAAAGAGTGATAGTTGTGCTTAAAATAACTATTGGAGATAAAAAAGAGTTAAGTGAATTTACTCTTACAAATAGAGAGCATATGAAATATCCGATGTTGATTGGACGTAGTGCGCTTCAAGATGTTATGGTTGTTGATGTTAGCGAAGAATATCTAGCTCCATTAGTTATAAGAAAAAAAACAAAATAA
- the glyS gene encoding glycine--tRNA ligase subunit beta, with protein MLKPLLIEIGVEELPAAPLLKELKNIEKKYVNILEKNSLLSDFEFYYTPRRLVIWHREFSTHQPDSVEEFFGAPLSIAYKDGKATPAAEGFAKKCGVSLDEIGTSTKGNKEVLYYKKDLKGKASVELIDGIIKEWINSLDFGKSMRWGSLDESFIRPIRWINVLLNDELVDVELFGVKSKKETFVHRISRFESLEIAGAKEYFDALKAGGVTLFQEQRREDILNDFVALEKEYNISIDADKELLNEIVAITEHPKALLGSFDEEFLRLPPEVIITSMKEHQRYFAVFKEGRLLNKFVVVSNALTEDYSKVVEGNERVLRPRLADGLFFYDNDIREGLSTDGLEKVAFFKGLGSVKDKVKREAKIASALFDKYRVDAKKEDLVRAVSLAKADLTSEMVYEFTELQGLMGYYYALKQGESSEVATAIKEQYLPDGEDSDLPSTPMSAVVAMSIKLDTLLALFSINEIPTGSRDPFALRRAVNGIIRITKEYGFEFNIVKSVKELASIYAPIDMKKLESFFLERIKQYYKVNPSIVEAVIASSEREIVSMGKKIEALSNIASSEGFSESFSTFKRVANITKDIDLSLKMNVDAKLFEEDAERELHDAYKKVASSRYDSYEEELDALLGLKPELDRFFEDVMVNADDEAIKNNRKSLVASIYKSILKIADIKEVSL; from the coding sequence ATGTTAAAACCACTACTTATCGAGATAGGCGTTGAAGAGCTGCCAGCTGCTCCACTTTTAAAAGAGTTAAAAAATATTGAGAAAAAATATGTAAATATACTAGAGAAAAACTCTCTTTTGAGCGACTTTGAATTTTACTACACTCCTAGGCGTTTAGTCATCTGGCATAGAGAGTTCAGTACCCATCAGCCAGATAGCGTAGAAGAGTTTTTTGGAGCACCTCTTAGTATCGCATATAAAGATGGTAAAGCAACCCCTGCAGCTGAGGGTTTTGCCAAAAAGTGCGGAGTTAGTCTTGATGAGATTGGCACTTCTACAAAGGGCAATAAAGAGGTTCTTTATTATAAAAAAGATCTAAAAGGAAAGGCATCTGTTGAACTTATAGATGGCATAATAAAAGAGTGGATAAACTCGCTTGATTTTGGCAAGTCTATGAGATGGGGAAGTTTAGATGAGAGTTTTATACGACCTATAAGATGGATAAATGTACTTTTAAATGATGAGCTTGTAGATGTTGAACTCTTTGGTGTGAAGTCTAAAAAAGAGACTTTTGTACATCGCATCTCAAGGTTTGAGTCTTTAGAGATAGCTGGTGCAAAAGAGTATTTTGATGCATTAAAGGCTGGTGGAGTTACACTATTTCAAGAGCAAAGAAGAGAAGATATTTTAAATGATTTTGTAGCTTTAGAGAAAGAGTACAACATAAGTATAGATGCTGATAAAGAGCTGCTTAATGAGATAGTGGCGATAACTGAACATCCTAAAGCACTTTTAGGTTCATTTGATGAGGAGTTTTTAAGACTTCCTCCTGAGGTTATTATCACTTCTATGAAAGAGCATCAGAGATATTTTGCAGTCTTTAAAGAGGGTAGGCTCTTAAATAAGTTTGTAGTTGTCTCAAATGCACTTACAGAAGATTACTCAAAGGTTGTGGAGGGAAATGAGAGAGTTCTTCGTCCTCGTTTAGCTGATGGACTCTTCTTTTATGATAATGATATAAGAGAGGGTTTAAGTACAGATGGACTTGAGAAGGTTGCATTTTTTAAAGGTCTAGGAAGTGTAAAAGATAAAGTAAAAAGAGAAGCAAAGATTGCAAGTGCACTCTTTGATAAATACAGAGTAGATGCTAAAAAAGAGGATTTGGTGCGAGCTGTCTCTCTGGCTAAGGCGGATCTTACAAGTGAGATGGTTTATGAGTTTACAGAGCTTCAAGGGCTGATGGGATATTACTACGCACTAAAACAGGGCGAGAGTAGTGAAGTGGCAACTGCGATAAAAGAGCAGTACTTGCCAGATGGTGAAGATAGTGACTTACCATCAACTCCTATGAGTGCAGTTGTTGCGATGAGCATTAAGCTTGACACTCTTTTAGCACTCTTTAGTATAAACGAAATTCCAACAGGCTCAAGAGACCCTTTTGCTCTTCGCCGTGCGGTAAATGGCATCATAAGAATCACTAAAGAGTATGGTTTTGAGTTTAATATAGTAAAGAGCGTTAAAGAGCTTGCTTCTATATATGCACCTATAGATATGAAGAAGTTAGAGAGCTTCTTTTTAGAGCGTATAAAACAGTACTACAAAGTAAATCCTTCTATAGTCGAAGCTGTCATTGCATCTAGCGAGAGAGAGATAGTTTCAATGGGTAAAAAGATAGAAGCACTCTCAAATATCGCTTCCTCAGAAGGTTTTAGCGAATCTTTTTCTACATTTAAAAGAGTTGCAAATATCACTAAAGATATAGATTTGAGCTTAAAAATGAATGTAGATGCAAAGCTTTTTGAAGAAGATGCAGAGCGTGAACTTCATGATGCGTATAAAAAAGTAGCATCTAGTAGATATGACTCTTATGAAGAAGAGCTAGATGCACTACTTGGATTAAAACCAGAGCTAGATCGGTTTTTTGAAGATGTGATGGTAAATGCTGATGATGAAGCTATAAAAAATAATAGAAAATCTTTAGTAGCATCTATATATAAGAGCATCCTAAAGATTGCAGATATAAAAGAAGTAAGTCTGTAG